In a single window of the Ruminococcus albus 7 = DSM 20455 genome:
- a CDS encoding PTS glucose transporter subunit IIA, producing the protein MNVYATASGVTGIFGFLITTDSFLGYLLTFAVAAVVAFVLSWILYAPTKEKVPEKNYKDNCVYSPMSGRAIALEEVPDKTFASGTLGQGAAIDPMDGKVVAPADGKVSTLFDSHHAVGLTLDNGMELFVHIGMNTVELGGEGFDAFVKEGDRVKRGDTLITFDIQTLKNKGYSVISPVIITNSEKYKDIRRTTDGGINYFDELLETTK; encoded by the coding sequence ATGAACGTTTATGCAACCGCAAGCGGCGTTACAGGTATATTCGGATTCCTGATCACTACGGATAGCTTCCTTGGTTATCTGCTCACATTTGCAGTAGCGGCAGTTGTAGCATTCGTTCTTTCGTGGATACTCTATGCTCCCACAAAGGAAAAAGTTCCTGAAAAGAATTACAAAGACAACTGTGTATACTCTCCTATGAGCGGCAGAGCTATCGCTCTGGAAGAAGTTCCCGATAAGACATTTGCATCAGGCACACTCGGACAGGGCGCAGCCATTGATCCTATGGATGGCAAGGTAGTTGCACCTGCAGACGGCAAGGTATCCACACTCTTTGATTCTCATCACGCTGTTGGCCTTACATTGGATAACGGAATGGAACTGTTTGTACATATCGGTATGAATACTGTTGAACTCGGTGGTGAAGGCTTTGATGCTTTTGTTAAGGAGGGTGACAGGGTAAAACGCGGAGATACCCTCATAACCTTTGATATCCAGACTCTGAAGAACAAGGGATACAGCGTCATAAGCCCTGTTATCATAACAAATTCCGAGAAATACAAGGATATCCGCAGAACAACTGACGGCGGAATAAACTACTTTGATGAACTGCTTGAAACAACCAAGTGA
- a CDS encoding GH32 C-terminal domain-containing protein, with translation MLSFISENAGCGRYVRYAQLESCRDIRLIADTSSAEVYLNGGKIVFSTRMYPEDTDISLLVEGVSGSVYELEGIEVINDE, from the coding sequence ATGCTTAGCTTTATTTCGGAAAATGCAGGCTGCGGAAGATATGTGAGGTATGCACAACTTGAAAGCTGCAGGGATATACGCCTGATAGCTGACACCTCATCGGCGGAGGTGTATCTTAACGGCGGAAAGATCGTATTTTCAACCAGGATGTATCCGGAGGATACCGATATATCCCTTTTGGTGGAAGGTGTAAGCGGTTCGGTGTATGAACTTGAGGGGATAGAGGTGATAAACGATGAATGA
- a CDS encoding carbohydrate kinase family protein, which yields MNDVLAAIGEALIDFIPDKSGCGFGEVSAFSPKIGGAPANVCAAFSKLGGRSRMITQLGDDPFGHKIIDELNAADVDTSCITLTDKANTALAFVSLDKDGGRTFSFYRKPSADMLLDEDGIKEDHFDDVFALHFCSVDIGDFPMKRAHIKAIDTVRRKGGVISFDPNLRFALWDSREALRSAVSEFIPLSDIVKISDEELEFVTGYDDADTGIKAILAEGVKLVLYTCGSRGAYAFTENAKVYASSINVKAVDTTGAGDGFAGAFLWKLKAMSSGDDLLAQLTEDKLKECLEFANRFCALSVQRKGAIASYPTLEEIPEI from the coding sequence ATGAATGATGTGCTTGCTGCCATAGGTGAGGCACTTATAGACTTCATACCGGATAAGAGCGGCTGCGGTTTCGGTGAGGTATCGGCGTTCTCACCGAAAATAGGCGGTGCGCCTGCAAATGTATGTGCAGCGTTCTCAAAGCTGGGCGGAAGGTCGAGGATGATAACTCAGCTTGGTGATGATCCTTTCGGGCATAAGATAATAGATGAGCTCAACGCGGCTGATGTTGATACAAGCTGTATCACTCTTACAGACAAGGCAAACACAGCACTGGCTTTTGTATCACTTGATAAGGACGGCGGCAGGACATTCTCCTTTTACCGCAAACCCTCGGCAGATATGCTGCTTGATGAAGACGGCATAAAGGAGGATCACTTTGATGATGTTTTCGCACTTCATTTCTGCAGCGTGGATATCGGTGATTTTCCCATGAAGCGTGCTCACATCAAGGCTATAGATACAGTAAGGCGAAAAGGCGGCGTGATAAGCTTTGACCCGAATCTTCGCTTTGCCCTGTGGGACAGCAGGGAAGCTCTGAGATCGGCTGTAAGTGAGTTCATACCTCTGAGCGATATAGTAAAGATATCCGATGAGGAACTGGAGTTTGTGACAGGCTATGATGATGCGGATACAGGTATAAAGGCTATCCTTGCAGAAGGCGTGAAGCTTGTGCTGTATACCTGTGGAAGCAGGGGCGCTTACGCATTCACTGAAAATGCAAAGGTATACGCATCGTCGATCAATGTCAAGGCTGTTGATACAACAGGGGCGGGCGACGGATTTGCAGGTGCATTTCTTTGGAAATTAAAAGCTATGAGTTCGGGCGATGATCTGCTCGCACAGCTGACGGAGGATAAGCTGAAGGAATGTCTGGAATTCGCAAACAGATTCTGTGCGCTGAGCGTTCAGCGTAAAGGTGCTATAGCATCCTATCCAACACTTGAAGAAATACCCGAGATATGA
- a CDS encoding HPr family phosphocarrier protein, whose translation MKEFSYTIKDEIGIHARPAGNLVKLIKSFMSTVTIEKEGKEPINGTALMKLMSLGVKRGDTVRFTVEGDDEDAAVKGIEEFMKENL comes from the coding sequence ATGAAAGAATTCAGTTATACTATCAAGGATGAGATCGGTATCCATGCAAGACCTGCAGGAAATCTAGTAAAGCTGATAAAGAGCTTTATGAGTACTGTAACTATTGAAAAAGAAGGTAAAGAGCCGATAAACGGCACAGCACTCATGAAGCTGATGAGTCTTGGGGTCAAGCGCGGTGATACTGTCAGGTTCACTGTTGAAGGTGATGACGAAGATGCAGCAGTAAAGGGCATTGAAGAATTCATGAAAGAAAACCTTTAG
- the ptsP gene encoding phosphoenolpyruvate--protein phosphotransferase, whose protein sequence is MTVYHGRGVYGAYSIGRIRVFSRRSAEVRRETVSDTEKELARVEAAKALAVSQLEEIYEKALREVGEVNAEIFGIHIMMLDDDDYNDSIKSMIMTQRVNAEYAVAVTSDNFAQMFASMDDAYMQARSADIKDISDRLILCLSGGGANNNDPSEKYVICADDLAPSETVSLDKDKVLAFVTAFGSPNSHTAILARSMNIPAVIGVGESFLDAICDGDTVIVDGHTGDIIVSPDEATITEYTRRLADDEKKKQLLQELKGKENITIDGRRINIFANIGGTENIGSVLANDAGGIGLFRSEFLYLEKDGFPTEEQQFAAYRKVLESMAGRKVIIRTLDIGADKQIDYFGLDKEDNPALGLRAIRICLTRHEIFRTQLRALFRASAFGELGIMFPMITSTAEVEKCLSMCSSVKDELKSEGIRYDENTEIGIMIETPAAAVISDQLATMVDFFSVGTNDLTQYTLACDRQNAKLDPFIDTHHKAVLRLIEMSAKNAHENGVWIGICGELAADLTLTETFLRMGIDELSVSPSYVLPLREKVRSLDLRD, encoded by the coding sequence ATGACAGTATATCATGGCAGGGGCGTTTACGGGGCTTACAGTATCGGCAGGATCAGGGTGTTCAGCAGAAGATCGGCAGAGGTACGCCGTGAAACTGTCAGCGATACCGAAAAAGAGCTTGCCCGTGTGGAGGCTGCAAAGGCTTTGGCTGTAAGTCAGCTTGAAGAGATATACGAAAAGGCACTCAGAGAAGTCGGTGAAGTAAATGCAGAGATATTCGGTATACACATAATGATGCTTGATGACGATGATTACAACGATTCCATAAAAAGCATGATCATGACCCAGCGGGTCAATGCTGAATATGCAGTTGCTGTTACATCGGATAACTTTGCACAGATGTTTGCTTCTATGGATGACGCATATATGCAGGCGCGTTCGGCGGATATAAAGGATATTTCCGACAGGCTGATCCTGTGCCTTTCGGGTGGTGGAGCGAATAATAATGATCCGTCCGAAAAATATGTGATATGTGCGGATGACCTTGCACCCAGCGAAACTGTATCTCTTGACAAAGATAAGGTACTGGCATTTGTTACAGCCTTCGGATCTCCGAATTCTCACACGGCTATACTGGCACGAAGCATGAACATACCTGCCGTTATAGGTGTGGGCGAATCTTTTCTTGATGCTATCTGCGACGGAGATACGGTGATAGTTGACGGCCATACCGGGGATATAATAGTATCTCCCGATGAAGCGACTATAACGGAGTATACCCGCAGGCTGGCAGATGACGAAAAGAAAAAACAGCTTTTGCAGGAACTCAAAGGCAAGGAGAATATCACCATTGACGGCAGAAGAATAAATATATTCGCGAATATCGGCGGCACAGAGAATATAGGTTCTGTACTTGCCAACGATGCGGGTGGGATAGGGTTGTTCAGGAGTGAATTTCTCTACCTTGAAAAAGATGGATTCCCGACGGAGGAACAGCAGTTTGCGGCTTATCGTAAGGTGCTTGAAAGCATGGCAGGCAGGAAGGTCATAATCCGTACACTCGATATCGGAGCTGACAAGCAGATCGACTATTTTGGTCTGGATAAAGAGGATAATCCGGCTCTGGGTCTTCGTGCTATCCGTATATGTCTTACCCGTCACGAAATATTCAGAACTCAGCTGAGAGCGTTGTTCAGAGCATCTGCTTTCGGTGAGCTTGGCATAATGTTCCCGATGATAACAAGTACGGCTGAAGTGGAAAAATGTTTGTCAATGTGTAGCTCGGTCAAGGACGAACTGAAAAGTGAGGGTATCAGATACGATGAAAATACCGAGATAGGTATAATGATCGAAACTCCGGCTGCAGCAGTTATAAGCGATCAGCTGGCAACTATGGTGGATTTTTTCAGCGTAGGAACTAATGATCTGACACAGTATACCCTCGCCTGCGATCGTCAGAATGCCAAACTGGATCCATTCATTGATACTCACCACAAGGCAGTGCTGCGCCTTATAGAGATGTCAGCGAAGAATGCTCATGAAAATGGTGTGTGGATAGGTATATGCGGAGAACTGGCTGCGGATCTGACGCTAACGGAAACGTTTTTGCGAATGGGTATTGACGAATTGTCGGTATCGCCTTCCTATGTGCTTCCGCTTCGTGAAAAGGTGAGAAGTCTGGATCTGAGAGACTGA
- a CDS encoding tyrosine-type recombinase/integrase, with protein MATIQKRGDSYSIRVSCGYDSKGKQVIRSMTWKPEPKMTAKQIEKELNRQAVMFEEACNKGYQSKAIKFEVFAEQWFEEYAKPNLRNTTYERMLQLRKRVYAAIGHLRMDKITPRQIQAFVNSLSKEGANERTGKPLAPKTIRHNLSFVSDVFAYGVKMGVISDNPCAKVTLPKNEQTEKKIYTPEQVQRFLSLLNDEPLKYRTFFNLMIYSGFRRGEMLGLEWKDVDFENNIISVRRTSNYTAKKGVYTDTTKTRKSQRTLKFPQAIMDMLREYKAEQDEQALKCGDKWVETDRLYVKWNGEPMQNGTPYFWLGEFCEKHDLPFYGLHSFRHLFASLLVNQGVDIVTVSGALGHSTVSTTSNIYCHMLEESRAKVSDAVSSALDFSGKKKEPKGA; from the coding sequence ATGGCAACTATTCAGAAACGTGGCGACAGCTACTCTATCAGGGTTAGCTGTGGCTACGACAGCAAAGGCAAGCAGGTGATCCGGTCCATGACGTGGAAACCCGAGCCGAAAATGACAGCAAAGCAGATCGAAAAAGAGCTGAACCGTCAGGCGGTCATGTTTGAGGAAGCCTGCAACAAGGGCTATCAGAGCAAGGCTATCAAGTTTGAGGTGTTTGCTGAACAGTGGTTTGAGGAGTATGCAAAGCCAAATCTCCGCAACACAACATATGAACGTATGCTTCAACTCCGCAAGAGGGTGTATGCCGCTATCGGTCATCTCCGAATGGACAAGATCACGCCGAGACAGATTCAGGCTTTCGTGAACTCGCTCTCGAAAGAGGGTGCAAACGAGCGCACGGGCAAGCCACTCGCCCCTAAGACGATAAGGCATAACCTCAGCTTCGTGTCCGATGTGTTCGCTTATGGCGTGAAAATGGGTGTAATCAGCGACAATCCCTGTGCAAAGGTCACGCTCCCCAAGAACGAACAGACGGAAAAGAAGATCTATACGCCCGAACAGGTACAGAGATTTCTTTCTCTGCTGAACGATGAACCCTTGAAGTACCGCACTTTCTTTAACTTGATGATATACAGCGGTTTCAGACGTGGCGAGATGCTGGGACTTGAATGGAAAGATGTGGATTTTGAGAACAACATCATCAGCGTCCGCCGCACAAGCAACTACACGGCGAAGAAAGGCGTTTACACCGACACAACCAAAACACGCAAGTCGCAGAGAACGCTGAAATTTCCGCAGGCGATCATGGATATGCTGAGGGAGTACAAGGCAGAACAGGACGAGCAGGCGCTCAAATGCGGTGACAAGTGGGTGGAAACAGACCGTCTGTATGTCAAATGGAACGGCGAACCTATGCAGAACGGCACTCCTTATTTCTGGCTCGGTGAGTTTTGCGAGAAGCACGACCTTCCGTTCTACGGCTTGCACAGCTTCCGTCACTTGTTCGCTTCACTCCTCGTCAATCAGGGAGTGGACATCGTGACCGTTTCGGGAGCGTTAGGACATTCGACGGTTTCTACAACAAGTAATATTTATTGTCATATGTTGGAAGAATCCAGAGCGAAAGTCTCCGATGCTGTCAGCTCGGCACTCGATTTCTCAGGCAAGAAAAAAGAGCCGAAAGGTGCTTGA
- a CDS encoding plasmid recombination protein gives MPRVTEANSAPAEFFGAAHRLPAVQASIYMPLRRQLANSLLPLCGINDLGDDIIVKRTLSGCIGKGDLNHNNRSIITANVDKEKIADDIIICQRSLKQLYHDLFDEALEEFNARQTRRDRKIANYQEHIRHSRQEKEFYEVLFQVGNRDDTGVDSEMCKEAAAVLEEYARSFEERNPHLKLFNAVIHMDESTPHLHLDFVPVTDEKRKNGMRVRNSLTGALRQQGCESKGISRTITIDWLEQEKVHIGQLMLERGIEWVKLEEAKEGLPLKEFKLKKRQEELDAADKLIDMKLSELSAVEDKVKSAESTLEDTKKDISESEEKLSSVTEETEKADAKLSQKIEQVNKALTYLPDMEKNFDDEHEYLVAVSELDKLLKSGMSILRNKDSILSWIDTLKSLTKTAMERQRKADRTIFSLHKRGDEFIAERDEAREKLNAVRKENSGLSSELKTVKSENRRYSEVYSMLERIAPDILRQAKALVQEEKEQRQREQAQQIEYQPTKKKKSWGLE, from the coding sequence TTGCCAAGAGTAACAGAAGCAAATTCGGCTCCTGCCGAATTTTTCGGTGCTGCGCACCGATTGCCTGCTGTGCAGGCTTCAATATATATGCCGCTCCGTCGGCAGTTGGCGAATAGCCTTTTACCGCTGTGCGGTATCAATGATTTAGGAGATGATATTATCGTAAAAAGAACCCTGAGCGGCTGTATCGGCAAGGGTGATCTGAACCACAACAACCGCTCGATAATCACGGCGAATGTAGATAAAGAAAAAATCGCCGATGACATAATAATTTGTCAGCGTTCTCTCAAACAACTCTATCACGATCTGTTCGATGAAGCGCTGGAAGAATTCAACGCAAGACAGACAAGGCGTGACAGGAAAATTGCAAACTATCAGGAGCATATCCGTCACAGCCGACAGGAGAAAGAATTCTATGAAGTTCTGTTCCAGGTCGGCAACCGTGATGATACGGGTGTGGACTCCGAAATGTGCAAAGAAGCGGCGGCTGTTCTGGAAGAATATGCCCGTTCATTTGAGGAGAGAAATCCCCATTTGAAGTTGTTCAATGCCGTGATACACATGGACGAAAGCACGCCCCACCTGCACCTTGACTTTGTGCCTGTGACCGACGAGAAAAGAAAGAACGGAATGCGTGTCCGAAACTCTCTGACGGGTGCTTTACGTCAGCAGGGCTGTGAGAGCAAAGGTATCAGCAGGACGATCACGATAGACTGGCTCGAACAGGAGAAGGTTCACATCGGTCAGCTAATGCTGGAACGTGGTATCGAATGGGTGAAGCTGGAAGAAGCAAAAGAGGGTCTGCCGCTGAAAGAATTCAAGCTGAAAAAGCGTCAGGAGGAACTTGACGCAGCCGACAAGCTGATAGATATGAAGCTGTCCGAACTGAGTGCCGTGGAGGACAAAGTGAAGTCGGCTGAAAGCACGCTGGAAGACACAAAGAAAGATATTTCCGAAAGCGAGGAAAAGCTGTCCTCGGTGACAGAAGAAACCGAAAAGGCAGATGCCAAGCTGTCACAAAAGATCGAGCAGGTCAATAAGGCATTGACCTATCTTCCTGATATGGAGAAAAACTTTGATGATGAACACGAATATCTTGTCGCCGTATCGGAACTCGACAAACTGCTGAAAAGCGGTATGTCAATACTCAGGAACAAGGATTCTATCCTCAGTTGGATAGACACTTTGAAGAGCCTTACGAAAACAGCTATGGAGAGGCAGCGCAAAGCAGACCGCACCATTTTCAGTCTGCACAAGCGTGGTGATGAGTTTATCGCCGAGCGTGATGAAGCTCGTGAGAAGCTGAATGCTGTCAGAAAAGAAAATTCGGGTCTTTCTTCCGAGTTGAAAACGGTCAAGTCCGAAAACAGGAGATACAGCGAGGTGTATTCAATGCTTGAAAGGATAGCACCCGATATTCTCAGACAGGCGAAAGCGTTGGTGCAGGAAGAAAAAGAACAGCGTCAGCGAGAGCAGGCACAACAGATAGAATACCAGCCCACTAAAAAGAAAAAATCGTGGGGACTTGAATAA
- a CDS encoding helix-turn-helix domain-containing protein translates to MTTTQKKAIVDNILELLIQLTEDGENSAPQTTKAPTTDKVEMLTIKESAAFISGLSEHTVRQLVKQGKVKSVRTGEGRNGKILVNKADLIAYFNGREV, encoded by the coding sequence ATGACTACAACACAGAAAAAAGCAATCGTAGACAACATTCTGGAGCTGCTCATTCAGCTCACCGAGGACGGAGAGAACTCCGCTCCGCAGACAACCAAAGCACCGACTACCGACAAGGTGGAGATGCTGACTATCAAGGAGAGCGCCGCATTCATCAGCGGACTCTCCGAACACACCGTCCGTCAGCTTGTGAAGCAGGGCAAGGTGAAGTCTGTCCGCACAGGCGAGGGCAGGAATGGAAAAATCCTTGTGAACAAGGCTGACTTGATCGCCTATTTCAACGGGAGGGAGGTGTGA
- a CDS encoding YfjI family protein, giving the protein MNNETLWATPTPLRPDGTNLLLFPVNALPPIIGDMAQAIATTTSTDVAMAGTSILSAVSYCFSGVYRMSAKRDHTEPLVLYSLTVAEPSFKKSPVISLVKRPYATFAHDWNESNKQDIFKSQAERKLLESKMLALEKKDDVTAEEIAKLQTDLSNIPQSNFRRIAVDDVTPESLVRLLEENNTLLMISDEAGMLGNFSGRYSNNVPNIDLLLKCWNGETFISDRATRASIVLKKPYMSVCLACQPYVFDSMINNTAFRGSGLIARFLYCFPKSNIGSRKYDTQAVPEAVIENYKNLTYKLLQDKFTFHSDMEKYLHFDGKAYGEFVDYYNNYIEPQLVTDMAFCKDWGGKYHGLILRLCGIIHCIKCALNGSDPVEVRVDLDTFCNAIEIGEYFREQAIYAYSLGDTDFATVKAERVLAKIRSKHITKIRQNNLHHLCRCTLFKNAQDFNETIDMLEEYGYLRRFTSKGSNNKTVTDIEVNPHVFS; this is encoded by the coding sequence TTGAACAATGAAACACTGTGGGCAACCCCCACACCCCTCCGTCCCGACGGGACAAACCTCCTGCTGTTCCCTGTGAACGCTCTGCCGCCTATTATAGGAGACATGGCACAGGCGATAGCGACTACAACCTCAACAGACGTTGCAATGGCAGGAACTTCCATACTCTCGGCGGTAAGCTACTGCTTTTCGGGAGTTTACAGAATGTCTGCCAAGCGTGACCACACCGAGCCACTGGTGCTTTACTCCCTAACCGTTGCAGAGCCGAGCTTTAAGAAATCGCCTGTTATTTCTCTTGTGAAGCGTCCCTACGCCACATTCGCCCACGACTGGAACGAGAGCAACAAGCAGGATATTTTCAAGTCGCAGGCTGAACGCAAGCTGTTGGAAAGCAAGATGCTCGCTCTTGAAAAGAAAGATGATGTTACTGCCGAGGAGATAGCCAAGCTGCAAACCGACCTCAGCAATATCCCTCAGAGCAACTTCCGCAGGATAGCGGTGGACGATGTTACACCTGAATCGCTGGTACGTCTGCTTGAAGAAAATAACACCTTGCTGATGATCTCCGATGAAGCAGGAATGCTCGGTAATTTCAGCGGACGTTACAGCAACAACGTTCCCAACATTGACCTGCTTTTGAAGTGCTGGAACGGCGAAACGTTCATCAGCGACAGAGCGACACGAGCGAGTATTGTCCTCAAAAAGCCTTACATGAGCGTTTGCCTTGCTTGTCAGCCCTATGTGTTCGACAGCATGATAAACAACACGGCATTTCGTGGCAGCGGACTTATTGCACGTTTTCTGTACTGTTTCCCGAAAAGCAATATCGGCTCACGAAAGTATGACACGCAGGCTGTCCCCGAAGCGGTCATCGAAAACTACAAAAATCTGACATACAAGCTGTTGCAGGATAAGTTTACTTTCCACAGCGACATGGAGAAATATCTCCACTTCGACGGCAAGGCTTACGGCGAGTTCGTTGACTACTACAACAATTACATTGAACCTCAGCTTGTCACCGATATGGCTTTCTGCAAGGATTGGGGCGGAAAATATCACGGACTTATCCTGCGTTTGTGCGGTATTATTCACTGCATAAAATGTGCGCTGAACGGCTCTGACCCTGTTGAAGTTCGTGTCGATCTGGACACCTTTTGCAACGCAATTGAGATCGGCGAGTATTTCAGAGAGCAGGCGATATATGCTTACAGCTTGGGTGACACTGACTTTGCAACCGTCAAAGCCGAGAGGGTACTTGCCAAAATACGCTCAAAACATATCACGAAGATAAGGCAAAACAATCTGCACCACCTTTGCAGATGCACCCTGTTCAAAAACGCTCAGGACTTTAACGAAACGATAGATATGCTGGAAGAATACGGCTATCTTCGCCGTTTTACAAGCAAGGGCTCAAACAACAAAACCGTGACCGATATTGAGGTCAATCCGCACGTTTTCAGTTAA
- a CDS encoding DNA adenine methylase, whose product MYTTVKPFIKWAGGKSQLLEEIRKKYPAKIERYCEPFVGGGAVLLDVLANFQPKEVLINDINPELTNTYIQVRDNAESIIATLSEMQGDFWDMNDEKRKEYFYSQRERFNELIKQSASTEEKAALFIFINKTCFNGLYRVNGKGLYNVPMGAYKKPPICDAENIRTISELLKRVDVHCGDYSECESFITDNAFVYIDPPYRPLNATSSFTSYAKTEFGDEQQIQLGHFIEKISEKGAKVVASNSDPHNTDENDNFFDDIYKMFFIDRVAATRMINSKSNGRGTVSELLICNY is encoded by the coding sequence ATGTACACAACTGTAAAACCTTTTATAAAGTGGGCAGGCGGCAAAAGCCAGCTTCTTGAAGAAATAAGAAAGAAATACCCTGCCAAGATCGAACGTTACTGTGAACCGTTTGTCGGCGGCGGAGCAGTGCTTCTTGATGTGCTTGCAAATTTTCAGCCAAAGGAAGTGCTGATAAACGACATCAATCCCGAACTGACAAATACCTATATTCAGGTAAGAGATAATGCTGAAAGTATTATTGCCACACTTTCAGAGATGCAGGGCGATTTTTGGGATATGAATGATGAAAAGCGTAAAGAATACTTTTATTCTCAGCGAGAGCGCTTTAATGAACTTATAAAGCAAAGTGCATCGACTGAAGAAAAAGCTGCTTTATTTATTTTTATTAACAAGACTTGCTTTAACGGACTTTATAGAGTCAATGGCAAAGGGCTGTACAATGTTCCTATGGGGGCATATAAAAAACCGCCTATTTGCGATGCTGAAAATATTCGCACAATAAGCGAACTTCTAAAAAGAGTAGACGTTCACTGCGGCGATTATAGTGAATGCGAATCATTTATTACTGATAATGCTTTTGTCTACATAGATCCGCCATACCGCCCATTGAATGCAACTTCATCTTTTACCTCTTACGCCAAAACAGAGTTCGGCGATGAACAGCAGATACAGCTTGGACATTTCATTGAAAAGATTTCTGAAAAGGGTGCTAAGGTTGTAGCGAGTAATTCTGATCCGCATAATACAGATGAAAATGATAATTTCTTTGATGATATTTACAAGATGTTTTTCATCGACAGAGTTGCCGCTACAAGAATGATAAACAGCAAATCAAATGGTCGAGGAACAGTTAGCGAACTGCTGATTTGCAATTATTAA
- a CDS encoding type II restriction endonuclease, with protein sequence MKRDFNEWLGKFRDSIANYEYYIDFAKVHKNVDSIKVELNILNALIGSKDIENEFMQIVSKYPETLKCIPLLLAVRANEIYAIDGDGEFSYNFKKMNYSPEQYTVFMRKTGLFELMEKHIIHSLVDYATGVETGLDSNGRKNRGGHLMEDLVESFIVKAGYIKGQNYFKEMYIHEITEKWGIDLSAISNQGKAEKRFDFVIKTENMIYGIETNFYASGGSKLNETARSYKQIAQEVDTIDGFTFVWFTDGKGWQSARRNLEETFDVLDTVYSIDDLEKGILKEVL encoded by the coding sequence ATGAAAAGAGATTTTAACGAATGGCTCGGTAAATTCAGAGACAGTATAGCGAACTATGAATACTATATTGACTTTGCAAAGGTACATAAAAACGTTGACAGCATAAAGGTTGAACTTAATATTCTGAATGCCTTAATCGGCTCAAAGGATATTGAAAACGAGTTTATGCAGATAGTAAGCAAGTATCCCGAAACGCTGAAATGTATTCCTTTGTTGCTTGCTGTCAGGGCGAATGAAATATATGCAATAGACGGTGACGGGGAATTCTCTTATAACTTCAAGAAGATGAACTACTCTCCCGAACAGTACACTGTATTTATGCGTAAAACAGGCTTGTTTGAGCTTATGGAGAAGCATATTATCCACAGCCTGGTCGATTATGCAACAGGTGTGGAAACAGGTCTTGATTCCAACGGAAGAAAAAATCGTGGCGGACATCTCATGGAAGATCTTGTTGAAAGCTTTATTGTTAAGGCCGGATATATCAAGGGTCAGAATTATTTCAAGGAGATGTACATTCACGAAATAACCGAGAAATGGGGCATCGACCTTTCTGCTATATCCAATCAGGGCAAGGCGGAAAAGCGTTTTGACTTCGTTATCAAGACCGAAAATATGATTTATGGTATTGAAACAAACTTCTATGCAAGCGGTGGTTCAAAGCTGAATGAAACTGCAAGAAGCTATAAACAGATAGCACAGGAAGTTGATACCATTGACGGATTTACGTTCGTATGGTTCACCGACGGCAAGGGCTGGCAGAGCGCAAGACGTAACCTCGAGGAAACGTTTGATGTGCTGGATACGGTTTATTCGATTGATGATTTAGAGAAAGGAATCTTAAAAGAGGTGCTATAA